The stretch of DNA AAGATATTCTAGTGTTAGATGTACGTGAATCAGCTGAATATGCTTTCAATCATATTCCTGGGACAAAATCCATTCCACTTGGTGAGCTTGAGAATCGTTTAAATGAACTAAGCAAGGATGCAGATATTTATGTTGTGTGTCGTACTGGAAGCCGTAGTGATTTAGCCGCACAAAAGTTAACCGATGCAGGATTTAAAAAAGTGATTAATGTCGTACCTGGCATGAGTGAATGGACTCATCCAACAGATAGTCTCAGTAAATAGGAGGAATCAACTATGAATCAGATTACTGTCTATACATCTAATCGTTGTCGTTATTGTGTGATGTTAAAGAACTTTTTAGCAGATCAAAACATTTCCTATCGTGAAGTGAATGTAGAAACAAATCCTGCCATTATGCAGCAACTTGTAGAGAAAACAGGTCAATTAGGGGTTCCACAAACGGAAGTGAACGGCCAGTGGGTTGTTGGTTATGATCCGAATAGCATTATGTCAGCATTGAGAAAGTAATAGGAGGTTGAAAGAAGATGAGTAGAAAATTAGCGATTATCGCAAGCAATGGTGGGTTATTTGATGCCTACAAAGTTTTCAATGTGGCAACAGCTGCAGCTGCAACAGACCAAGAGGTAGCGATATTCTTTACCTTTGAAGGTCTAAACCTAATTCATAAAGAAGCATACGGTCAATTACCAATGCCAGAGGGGAAAGAGCATTACCAAAAGGGTTTTGAGAAAGCAAATGTTCCAGCGATCCCTGAACTCGTGGCAATGGCACAAGAAATGGGTGTTAAATTGATTGGTTGTCAAATGACAATGGATGTTATGGAACTAGAAAAAGATGCATTTGTTGATGGAATTGAAGTGGGTGGAGCCGTTACGTTCTTAGAATTCGCCAAGGATGCGGATGTAACATTAACGTTTTAATTAAAATTTTTTTAAACTTAAAAATACTATAGGGGGTATATTAAATGTTAGTAAAAGCGATGAATTCAAAAGAAGTAGCAAGAAAAGTAATTGAAAAGAAAGAGCTATTTATTCTAGACGTTCGTAATGAAGGGGATTTCGCTGATTGGAAGATTGAAGGAGAGAACTTTGATTACTTTAATATTCCTTATTTTGAACTATTAGATGGCGTAGAAGAAATCATGGATAAAATTCCAGCAGATAAAGAAGTCTTAGTCGTTTGTGCGAAAGAAGGTTCTTCGATGATGGTAGCAGAGATGTTGTCTGATGAAGGACTAGATGTTTCTTATCTTGAAGGCGGAATGAAGACTTGGAGTGAATATTTAGAGCCAGTTAAAGTAGGGAACCTAAAAGACGGTGGTGAGCTATATCAATTTGTCCGTCTAGGTAAAGGCTGTCTATCTTATATGGTTGTTTCAAATGGGGAAGCTGCGATTATCGATGCAACACGTATGGCAGATGTGTATGTGAACTTTGCTAAAGAAATCAATGCAAAAATCACACACGTATTTGATACTCATTTACATGCTGATCATATTTCTGGAGGAAGAAAAATTGCCGAAGCAACTGGTGCAACGTACTGGTTACCTCCAAAAGACGCTGGTGAAGTAGTGTTTGAATATGCGGCACTTGAAGGTGGGAATGACGTAGTGATCGGAAACTCAACGATCAACATTCATGCGCTATACTCACCTGGTCATACAATCGGATCGACTTCATTTGTTATCGATGAAAAATACCTATTATCCGGAGACATTCTCTTCATTGATTCAATTGGAAGACCTGACCTAGCAGGACTCGCTGAAGATTGGGTAGGAGATTTACGTGAGTCGCTTTATAAGCGTTATAGAGAACTATCAGAAGAGTTGATTGTTTTACCGGCTCACTTTATGATCATCGAAGAGTTAAATGAAGATGGAAGTGTTGCAGAAAAACTAGGCACACTATTTGCTCAAAATCATGGTTTAAACATTGAAGATGAAAATGAGTTTAGATCAATGGTGACAGAAAACTTACCGCCACAACCAAACGCGTATCAAGAAATTCGTGAAACCAATATGGGTAAAATTACACCAGATGAAGAGAAACAACGTGAAATGGAAATTGGGCCAAACCGTTGTGCAGTAAGATAACAAACGATAATAAATTAGAAATAAATAACTGGAGGTTTTATAAATGAACTCAGATAAAGTATTAGATGCCAAAGGATTAGCATGTCCTATGCCAATCGTTCGAACAAAGAAAGCTATGACGGAACTTGATTCAGGTCAAGTGCTAGAAATTCATGCGACTGATAAAGGAGCAAAAAATGACCTTGCAGCATGGGCGAAGTCTGGTGGTCATGAGTTATTATCAGATACGGAAGAAGATGGTGTATTAAGGTTCTGGATTAAAAAAGGCTAAATATAAAAGAAAAGGGAACCGGGTTGGTTCCCTTTTTCTTCTTTAAAAGGGAGGTACAACATTAGGTTTTATAAAAGAAGTGACATTGTTAAATCATATAATTAAACTATAACTTTTTAGAGGGAGGGTATATTAGATGGTTAAAATAACACCCACAGCAGTCGAAAAGATTTTAAGTGAAATTCAAGATACAATTAAACAAGGAATAGAACCCTTTATCCGTTTAACTATGGGGATTGGTTGAGGAGGACCTCAACTTCGTCTGGCTCTGGAAGAGTCAGCTTTAGAAAATGATGTAATCATTGCACAGGATGGTATTCAATTTTTAATTTCTGAGAAAGATAAGGTTTATTTCAATAATGTCAAAATAGATTATACGAAAAATGTATTGGGAACAGGCAATTTTGTCGTGATTCGTTAATCGTTTTATCACCCTATATGTCTATTCTGATTATAGGGTGTTACTTCTTATAAGATACAGTTTAGGAGATAGAAAATGAACCTATGGAACACGCGTTTTCAAAATGAGAGCTACGTATATGGAACAGAACCAAACGTGTTTTTAGCGGAAGTGCAGAGAAAACTTCCATTATCAGGTGACGCTCTTGCTATTGCAGAAGGTGAAGGGCGTAATGCTGTATTCTTAGCTGAACAAGGAATGAACGTGTCAGCTTGGGATTATGCTGAATCAGGCTTATCAAAAACGAATAAATTAGCAGATGAAAAAGGTGTAAAAGTTAATACGCAACTGGTTGATCTAAATGAAGCTGTTTGGCGACAAAACATATGGGATGAGATCGTCTGTATTTTTGGGCACTTTCCAGAAGTGTTACGTAAGAAAACACTACAAGGAGTGAAAGAGTCAGTTAAACCAGGTGGTTATTTTATTACGGAAGTGTATTCGCATTATCAAATACCATATAATAGTGGTGGCCCTCAGAACTTAGAGCTTTTATACAAACCCGAAGAATTTCTAAATGTTTTTTCTGATTGGCGTATTGTTCACTTTTTTATGGGAGAGGTTGTCCGACAAGAAGGAGACTTACATAATGGCTTGTCTCATGTTATTCAATTTGTCGGGCAAAAAAAGAGTGAATTCAAAAGCCAATTATGATTTTTTCTTTAGTAGTTACACAAAGAATAGATTAGGAGTAGATCCTATTCTATTTTTCTTTTGTGCAAAAAAACTAAAAAGTTATTAAACTAATCAAATGCCCTTTTTTAATTAAGTATATTCATTAGTAGTCCATTCTCTTCACATAGGCATATGATAAGTTTGATAAACCATTGAAGGGAATGAATGAAATGTATTATTCTAACACAAATCCATATCCATATTACGCTAATGCTAACACACCCATATATAATCCAGACTTTATGACAAGAAATCATCACGGGCAGGATGACCAAGCTTTTGAAGCAATACTTGAAGGGATTAAACGGGAGGCCAAAGCCATTAAGTTTTATAGACAGTTAGCCAATGCTGCACCGTCTAAAAAACATAAAATTGATATTCTTCAGGCTTTAGAAGGGAACAAAGCCCATTTAACTCATTTCACCAATCTTTATACCGATCTTACTGGTATCCTACCTATGTATCAGATCGATCACGTTCCTTTTCAGAGTTATAGAGATGGTTTACAAAAGGCTTATGAGCTAGAAGTAGAGGGTTATGAAGAGTATCAAAAGAGTTCCCAACTTATAGGGCATCCACAAATACAAAATGTGTTTAGATGGGCTCTAAATGGTGAGCAAGAGAACGCTACACGATTTGGTTCGTTAGATGCAGAACTTACAAGTGAAATAATGGATTATGGGGCAGAACCGTTTGTAGTAGATATAGAAGAAGTGACTAATCAAAATAACAATTTCCGTACCGCTTTATGGACAGGAGATCATTTGCAAGTCACTTTGATGAGTATTGATGTTGGAGAGGATATTGGTTTAGAAATTCATCCAACTCTTGATCAATTCTTACGTATTGAACAAGGGCAAGGAGTTGTTCAAATGGGTGATAGCAAAGAACGATTAGATTTTGAAGAAAAAGTATATGACGATTATGCGATTGTGATACCAGCTGGTAAATGGCACAATTTGACCAATACGGGAAATCAACCACTTAAGCTGTACTCTATCTATGCGCCACCTCAGCATCCATATGGAACCGTTCATGAAACAAAAGCTATTGCTATTGCGGCTGAAGAAGAACACGGCCATTGATATACAATAATGAAGAAAAATAAGAGCTTGAAAAAACAACCGGTTGTTGAGATTCGGTTGTTTTTTCAAGCTCTTTTAAAATTCGATATTATAGTGTTTAATCTCTAGTTTCTATATTGATTTTCTTCATTCGTAGGTTAGCTTTATAAAATTAAAATAAAAAAAGCTAACTGTGATTTAAATCACATCAAAGAAGAGAGTAACCTCGTAATATACTATACAGGGTATATACCCTGTAAGGTAATTGATAACTAACTAGGGGGAAAAATAATGAGTAAGAAAATTGTTATTGTCGGTGGAGTCGCAGGCGGTGCCACAGCAGCTGCTCGCTTAAGAAGAATAGATGAAACATCAAAGATTGTCCTATTTGAAAAAGGAGAATATATGTCATTTGCTAACTGTGGCTTGCCTTATTACATTGGTGAGAAGATCAAAGATCGCCAAAAACTATTAGTTCAAACAGTAGAAGGAATGTCAAAAAAGTTTAATTTGGACATCCGTAACCTTAGTGAGGTTATTGGAATTAATCGTGAAACAAAAACGGTCCAAGTCAAAGATCTTAAAACAGGGAATGCGTATGAAGAATCTTATGATGATTTGGTGCTTTCACCTGGGGCACGTCCAATCGTTCCGCCAATTCAGGGGCTGAACGAAGCAAAGGCTATTTTTACTTTGAGAAACATACCAGATACAGACAAAATTAAGTCTTATGTTGATAACGAAAAACCAAAGCGTGCGGTTGTC from Sutcliffiella cohnii encodes:
- a CDS encoding class I SAM-dependent methyltransferase; this translates as MNLWNTRFQNESYVYGTEPNVFLAEVQRKLPLSGDALAIAEGEGRNAVFLAEQGMNVSAWDYAESGLSKTNKLADEKGVKVNTQLVDLNEAVWRQNIWDEIVCIFGHFPEVLRKKTLQGVKESVKPGGYFITEVYSHYQIPYNSGGPQNLELLYKPEEFLNVFSDWRIVHFFMGEVVRQEGDLHNGLSHVIQFVGQKKSEFKSQL
- a CDS encoding MBL fold metallo-hydrolase, with the protein product MLVKAMNSKEVARKVIEKKELFILDVRNEGDFADWKIEGENFDYFNIPYFELLDGVEEIMDKIPADKEVLVVCAKEGSSMMVAEMLSDEGLDVSYLEGGMKTWSEYLEPVKVGNLKDGGELYQFVRLGKGCLSYMVVSNGEAAIIDATRMADVYVNFAKEINAKITHVFDTHLHADHISGGRKIAEATGATYWLPPKDAGEVVFEYAALEGGNDVVIGNSTINIHALYSPGHTIGSTSFVIDEKYLLSGDILFIDSIGRPDLAGLAEDWVGDLRESLYKRYRELSEELIVLPAHFMIIEELNEDGSVAEKLGTLFAQNHGLNIEDENEFRSMVTENLPPQPNAYQEIRETNMGKITPDEEKQREMEIGPNRCAVR
- a CDS encoding DsrE/DsrF/DrsH-like family protein, whose amino-acid sequence is MSRKLAIIASNGGLFDAYKVFNVATAAAATDQEVAIFFTFEGLNLIHKEAYGQLPMPEGKEHYQKGFEKANVPAIPELVAMAQEMGVKLIGCQMTMDVMELEKDAFVDGIEVGGAVTFLEFAKDADVTLTF
- a CDS encoding glutaredoxin family protein produces the protein MNQITVYTSNRCRYCVMLKNFLADQNISYREVNVETNPAIMQQLVEKTGQLGVPQTEVNGQWVVGYDPNSIMSALRK
- a CDS encoding sulfurtransferase TusA family protein yields the protein MNSDKVLDAKGLACPMPIVRTKKAMTELDSGQVLEIHATDKGAKNDLAAWAKSGGHELLSDTEEDGVLRFWIKKG
- a CDS encoding cupin domain-containing protein, with the protein product MYYSNTNPYPYYANANTPIYNPDFMTRNHHGQDDQAFEAILEGIKREAKAIKFYRQLANAAPSKKHKIDILQALEGNKAHLTHFTNLYTDLTGILPMYQIDHVPFQSYRDGLQKAYELEVEGYEEYQKSSQLIGHPQIQNVFRWALNGEQENATRFGSLDAELTSEIMDYGAEPFVVDIEEVTNQNNNFRTALWTGDHLQVTLMSIDVGEDIGLEIHPTLDQFLRIEQGQGVVQMGDSKERLDFEEKVYDDYAIVIPAGKWHNLTNTGNQPLKLYSIYAPPQHPYGTVHETKAIAIAAEEEHGH